Proteins co-encoded in one Jeotgalibacillus malaysiensis genomic window:
- a CDS encoding transmembrane protein encodes MKEGLYMNKREKTLRWSFFLTGLVILGLGITLTIKGQQLGIGPWDVLHVGLFQQFGLTVGTWAILVGALIIGLTVLMTKKPPRIGAILNMLLIGVFIDFFNWLIPEPQSIVGATAILLAGIIVSGYGVGIYVSANLGEGPRDTIMMMIVRKTGWNVSKVRRSIEIVALAIGWLLGGPVGIGTILIAFFTGTIVNLSLPQSQLALTKLLAKDTKPAAYHA; translated from the coding sequence ATGAAAGAAGGATTATATATGAACAAAAGAGAAAAGACGCTGCGCTGGAGCTTTTTCCTGACAGGTCTTGTGATATTAGGGCTTGGCATTACCCTGACAATTAAGGGTCAGCAGCTTGGTATCGGACCGTGGGACGTGCTGCATGTCGGATTGTTCCAGCAGTTTGGCCTGACTGTCGGGACATGGGCCATTTTAGTTGGTGCACTGATCATTGGATTAACGGTATTAATGACGAAAAAGCCGCCACGCATTGGTGCAATTTTGAATATGCTGTTAATCGGAGTATTTATTGATTTCTTTAACTGGCTGATACCGGAGCCGCAGTCTATCGTCGGAGCGACTGCTATTTTACTGGCAGGCATTATTGTATCAGGTTATGGTGTAGGAATATATGTATCTGCAAATCTTGGTGAGGGGCCCCGAGATACGATTATGATGATGATTGTGAGAAAAACGGGGTGGAATGTGTCTAAAGTACGCCGCAGTATTGAGATTGTGGCACTCGCTATAGGCTGGCTATTAGGTGGTCCTGTCGGTATCGGAACGATTCTAATTGCATTTTTTACCGGTACGATTGTTAATCTGTCGCTGCCGCAAAGTCAGCTTGCCCTCACGAAACTGCTTGCAAAAGATACAAAACCAGCAGCGTATCATGCGTGA
- a CDS encoding general stress protein, giving the protein MSLFYKEFTNDEEVVNAIGSIKAKGVNEDTIYVVTHDDDRTKRIADNADANTPGGFATKAKNIFSKKGDELRDQFKDLGFTASEAETLEEKLDEGKVIVVVKDAPAGFTV; this is encoded by the coding sequence ATGAGTCTATTTTACAAAGAGTTCACAAACGATGAGGAAGTAGTAAATGCAATTGGCTCCATTAAAGCAAAAGGTGTTAACGAGGATACGATCTACGTCGTGACACATGATGATGACCGTACAAAACGAATTGCGGACAACGCTGACGCAAATACGCCAGGCGGATTCGCAACGAAAGCAAAAAATATTTTCAGTAAAAAAGGCGATGAGCTGCGTGACCAGTTCAAGGATCTTGGTTTCACAGCATCAGAAGCTGAAACGTTAGAAGAAAAACTCGATGAAGGTAAAGTCATCGTCGTTGTAAAAGACGCACCGGCAGGCTTTACAGTATAA
- a CDS encoding ybaK/ebsC protein → MAKGKTNAMRILDAASISYGTTEYDSKDGLTDGVSVAEKVGRKTDEVFKTLVAQGTSKQYYVFVIPVDRELNLKKAAAAAGEKKVEMIPMKSLQHITGYIKGGCSPIGMKKQFPTFIDETANMHQSILVSAGQIGKQIEINPEDLSRITDGAFVILS, encoded by the coding sequence ATGGCGAAAGGGAAGACTAATGCAATGAGAATACTGGATGCTGCATCTATTTCCTATGGTACAACCGAATACGATTCAAAGGACGGCCTGACAGACGGTGTGTCAGTTGCTGAAAAGGTCGGAAGAAAAACGGATGAAGTTTTTAAAACCCTTGTTGCTCAAGGAACGTCAAAGCAATACTATGTTTTTGTCATCCCGGTTGACCGCGAGCTGAATCTTAAAAAAGCAGCAGCTGCAGCAGGGGAAAAGAAGGTAGAGATGATTCCGATGAAAAGCCTTCAGCATATTACAGGTTACATAAAAGGCGGATGCTCTCCAATCGGGATGAAAAAGCAGTTTCCAACATTTATAGATGAGACTGCAAACATGCATCAATCGATTTTGGTAAGCGCTGGGCAGATTGGTAAACAAATTGAAATAAATCCTGAAGACCTCAGTCGTATCACGGATGGAGCTTTCGTGATACTCTCATAA
- a CDS encoding DNA topoisomerase III yields the protein MKKTVVLAEKPSVGRDIARVLNCHKKGNGYLEGDQYIVTWALGHLVTHADPDHYGDQYQSWRLEDLPILPKEMKLVVIKKTGKQFQSVKSQLTRGDVGEIVIATDAGREGELVARWILEKARVNKPVKRLWISSVTDKAIREGFKNLKGGDRYVPLYHSAVARAEADWIVGINATRALTTKFNAQLSSGRVQTPTIAMIAMREEEIKQFKPKKFYGLQAKADGLTLKWTDGKTNQTFDQQKADNLFVKTKGHELVIKDVKKTPKKTYPKPLYDLTELQRDAHKRYHFSAKETLSILQKLYEQHKLVTYPRTDSRFLSSDMTETLADRLKGMKVQPYAPHVVKLLRKPIKAGSFINDAKVSDHHAIIPTEETLRIEKLNDREWKIYSLIAERFLAVLMPPYEYEQTVVTAEIGGETFTAKGNIPIKLGFKELDQSEDEQHAALPDVEKGSRLKVQSVSITTGETQPPARFNEATLLSAMENPKAYMQGEKKELVEKLGETGGLGTVATRADIIEKLFNGFLIEKRGNDIFLTSKGRQLLDLVPEELRSPALTAEWEQKLSAIADGKLQQQAFMSEMTQFSKDVVRSIKNSKAQYKHDNMTGTHCPDCGKLMLEVNGKNGKMLVCQDRECGHRKNIAKKTNARCPKCKKKMDLRGEGDAQTFSCVCGYREKMDAFQKRRKENQKNKAGKQDVKKYMKKQDKEEPVNTALADALKNLKL from the coding sequence ATGAAGAAAACAGTTGTACTGGCTGAAAAGCCGTCAGTTGGCCGCGATATTGCACGCGTACTGAACTGTCATAAAAAAGGAAACGGTTATCTTGAAGGAGATCAATATATCGTTACATGGGCACTCGGTCATTTGGTGACACATGCAGACCCGGATCATTATGGTGACCAGTATCAATCATGGCGCCTTGAAGACCTGCCCATTTTACCAAAAGAAATGAAGCTTGTAGTCATTAAAAAAACAGGCAAGCAGTTTCAATCAGTAAAAAGTCAGCTGACGCGCGGCGACGTTGGTGAGATCGTCATTGCAACCGATGCAGGGCGTGAAGGGGAACTGGTTGCGCGCTGGATTTTAGAAAAGGCAAGAGTAAATAAACCGGTCAAGCGTCTATGGATCTCATCGGTAACTGATAAAGCGATTCGTGAAGGCTTCAAAAATTTAAAGGGCGGCGACCGATACGTACCACTTTATCATTCAGCTGTCGCACGTGCAGAGGCTGACTGGATTGTCGGGATCAATGCAACGCGCGCACTGACAACAAAGTTTAATGCACAGCTATCATCAGGCCGTGTGCAGACACCAACGATTGCCATGATTGCGATGCGTGAAGAAGAAATTAAACAGTTTAAGCCGAAAAAGTTTTACGGACTGCAGGCAAAAGCGGATGGATTAACGCTGAAATGGACAGATGGAAAAACCAATCAAACGTTTGATCAGCAAAAAGCGGATAATCTGTTTGTGAAGACAAAAGGTCATGAACTGGTCATTAAGGATGTAAAAAAGACGCCTAAAAAGACGTATCCAAAGCCTTTATACGACCTGACTGAGCTGCAGCGTGATGCGCACAAACGCTATCATTTTTCAGCAAAAGAGACGCTTTCCATCCTCCAGAAATTATATGAACAGCATAAGCTCGTCACGTACCCTAGAACAGACTCGCGCTTTCTGTCATCTGATATGACGGAGACGCTTGCTGACCGTCTGAAAGGGATGAAGGTGCAGCCTTACGCGCCACATGTTGTAAAACTGTTGCGCAAGCCGATTAAAGCAGGCAGCTTTATCAATGACGCAAAAGTATCTGATCACCATGCGATTATTCCGACGGAGGAGACGCTGCGGATTGAAAAGCTCAATGACCGCGAATGGAAAATCTACAGCCTGATTGCTGAGCGGTTTCTCGCTGTTTTGATGCCTCCTTATGAATACGAGCAGACAGTCGTTACAGCAGAAATCGGCGGTGAAACCTTTACCGCTAAAGGAAATATTCCAATCAAGCTTGGTTTTAAAGAGCTGGATCAAAGTGAAGATGAACAGCATGCGGCACTGCCTGACGTTGAAAAAGGGAGCCGCCTTAAGGTCCAGAGCGTCAGTATCACAACCGGGGAAACTCAGCCGCCTGCAAGATTCAATGAAGCAACACTCCTGTCAGCGATGGAAAACCCGAAAGCGTATATGCAGGGGGAAAAGAAAGAACTCGTTGAAAAGCTCGGAGAAACCGGCGGGCTAGGTACAGTTGCCACACGTGCAGACATTATTGAAAAACTGTTTAACGGCTTTTTAATCGAAAAGCGGGGCAACGATATTTTCCTTACATCAAAGGGACGCCAGCTGCTTGACCTTGTTCCGGAAGAATTAAGATCGCCGGCACTGACAGCTGAGTGGGAGCAGAAATTGTCTGCAATTGCTGACGGGAAGCTGCAGCAGCAGGCATTTATGAGCGAAATGACGCAGTTCTCCAAAGATGTGGTGCGCTCAATTAAAAACAGCAAAGCGCAATACAAGCATGACAATATGACAGGTACCCACTGCCCTGACTGCGGCAAGCTGATGCTTGAAGTAAACGGAAAGAATGGCAAAATGCTTGTCTGCCAGGACCGTGAATGCGGCCATCGTAAAAATATCGCCAAGAAAACAAACGCGCGCTGTCCAAAATGTAAAAAGAAAATGGACCTGCGCGGGGAAGGCGATGCACAGACATTCAGCTGCGTCTGCGGCTACCGCGAAAAAATGGACGCCTTCCAGAAACGCCGTAAAGAAAACCAGAAAAACAAAGCAGGTAAACAGGACGTTAAGAAATACATGAAAAAGCAGGACAAAGAAGAGCCAGTGAACACAGCACTGGCAGATGCCCTGAAAAACCTGAAGCTATAA
- a CDS encoding Na+/H+ antiporter family protein: MFNSLLFTAMLVVFLGILSQWLSWRIRLPAIVVMSVAGIIVGPVLGFINPEQEFGDLYGPIISMAVAIILFEGSLQLDFREIRDLGKPVFRIVTFGAFIAWILGSLTAHYIAGLSLPVAFVIGGLFIVTGPTVILPLLRQAKLKPRPAKILKWEGIIVDPLGVLLALFAFQIILFFVDEEVTFTSLLLFFGAAAFATVLGWVLGRGMGWMFEKGYIPEFLKSPVLFAVVLFCFSVADEVMHETGLLSVTAMGMTMANMHISSIGDMRHFKENISVLLISTIFIMLTASLQVETLLEIFNLRIIGYVVLMLLIVRPLSIWLSTIGTDLSWQERTLVGWIAPRGIVALTVSGYFASVLLDTGFEDAEILTALTFALVFSTVVAHGFSIGLVAKKLKLANDEGPGVIVVGGNAFTRGLTHTLHEMKVPVILVDSTWRNLAPARQRGVPTFHGELLSEQTEYRLDMTPYESILAATSLDSYNALVCSTFTPSIGRKHLFQVSMEKTHDADLAGLRHTVGGRVLFNEKATLQELIRRVDNGHVFRRTQITEQYTYDKYKEEINGDDFLIGVLNKSGHFEPFVKDWEEVINPGDTLIRLTAQTKEVEKVKQKLNGDK; this comes from the coding sequence TTGTTTAATTCTCTGTTATTTACGGCGATGCTTGTCGTCTTTTTAGGAATCCTTTCACAGTGGCTCTCATGGCGCATCCGGCTTCCTGCAATTGTTGTGATGTCAGTTGCCGGTATAATTGTAGGGCCAGTACTTGGATTTATTAACCCTGAACAGGAGTTTGGGGATTTATACGGTCCAATTATTTCAATGGCGGTTGCTATTATCTTATTTGAAGGAAGTCTTCAGCTGGATTTTCGGGAGATTCGTGATCTCGGAAAGCCTGTATTCAGAATCGTCACTTTCGGGGCATTTATCGCCTGGATTCTCGGTTCATTAACAGCGCATTACATAGCAGGATTGTCCTTGCCGGTTGCTTTCGTTATCGGTGGACTGTTTATCGTAACCGGACCAACCGTTATTTTACCGCTACTAAGACAGGCCAAGCTTAAACCCCGCCCTGCAAAAATATTGAAATGGGAAGGGATTATTGTTGATCCGCTTGGTGTCCTGCTTGCTTTATTTGCATTCCAGATTATCCTGTTCTTTGTCGATGAAGAAGTTACATTTACGAGCCTGCTGCTATTCTTTGGCGCTGCTGCATTTGCCACAGTACTCGGCTGGGTGCTTGGACGCGGGATGGGATGGATGTTTGAAAAGGGATATATTCCTGAATTTCTAAAGTCACCTGTTTTATTCGCAGTGGTACTGTTTTGTTTCAGTGTAGCAGATGAAGTCATGCATGAGACAGGCCTGCTGTCGGTTACAGCAATGGGGATGACAATGGCGAATATGCATATCTCTTCTATTGGGGATATGCGTCATTTTAAGGAAAATATATCAGTTCTTCTGATCTCAACGATTTTTATTATGCTGACGGCTTCTCTTCAGGTGGAAACGTTACTTGAGATCTTTAACCTGAGAATTATCGGTTACGTCGTTCTGATGCTACTAATCGTGAGACCGCTCTCCATTTGGCTTTCCACAATTGGAACTGATCTGTCCTGGCAGGAAAGAACGCTTGTCGGATGGATTGCACCACGTGGAATTGTCGCACTGACCGTTTCAGGCTATTTCGCATCCGTTCTGCTGGATACAGGCTTTGAGGATGCTGAAATCCTGACTGCACTGACATTTGCGCTCGTTTTCTCAACGGTTGTCGCACACGGCTTTTCAATTGGCTTGGTTGCGAAAAAGCTTAAGCTTGCCAATGATGAAGGGCCTGGTGTCATTGTGGTTGGCGGTAATGCATTTACAAGAGGCCTGACCCATACACTTCATGAAATGAAAGTGCCTGTGATTCTGGTAGATTCAACCTGGCGTAACCTTGCTCCTGCAAGACAAAGAGGGGTACCAACATTCCACGGAGAGCTTTTATCTGAACAGACTGAGTACAGACTGGATATGACACCTTATGAGTCGATTCTGGCTGCTACCTCACTGGATTCATACAATGCGCTCGTCTGCTCGACCTTTACACCGTCAATCGGACGTAAGCATCTATTCCAGGTATCCATGGAAAAAACCCATGATGCTGATCTCGCTGGACTGCGTCACACAGTTGGCGGAAGAGTGCTGTTCAATGAAAAAGCAACGCTGCAGGAACTGATTCGTCGCGTCGATAACGGCCATGTATTCAGACGTACGCAGATTACAGAGCAATATACGTATGATAAATATAAAGAAGAAATAAACGGGGATGACTTCCTGATTGGTGTTCTGAACAAGTCGGGTCACTTTGAACCTTTCGTTAAAGACTGGGAGGAAGTGATCAACCCTGGAGATACATTGATCAGGCTGACGGCTCAGACAAAAGAAGTCGAGAAGGTCAAACAGAAGCTAAATGGTGATAAGTAA